Below is a window of Apis mellifera strain DH4 linkage group LG15, Amel_HAv3.1, whole genome shotgun sequence DNA.
TTTGGGTCTTTTAAtgttttccttatttttattaaagaagaagatgtaaaataataaatataaaacgatttatgtaaaaaaaaaacatttaacatataaaataattttatttgtgtaataatgtaaaagtatcttttttacaatcattacacaattaatttaatctaaatccATTTGCTTAGATTAATTCattgtaagaaaaattgtatataatatttaaaattttttttttttaaattttgataatgattcatataataagaaaatatgatgtaatttaaacaaacattaacatcagaattaatttaaatttaaatttataagaaaagagaatatGTTCAGATATTACCGTTctatgataaaataagatagtcaaataaaaactatacgaattattgataatttaataaaagaaatatttcaaatactatatattagaaaatttaccttaattttattctttgttaaaatttcttgtttctaTAGTTCTGGAATCACGTCAAAATAATCCATATCAAGGTTTAATCTAAAAAGATATTGATTAGATTAGAgagaattaattgtaaaataataaattgtaaataaataggaTAAAGATGAAGCAATTTTGgcatcaataaaatataattttttgtttttgatttattgatcTCCTTTTACATACTTATTTATCTTTCACAGATATATATGTTACAACAGTCACTATTATCAGAGATTAACATAGTATACAAACATATACAATGTGCGAACTATgcgtgttaattttttatatttttttatttttatttatttattttttttaagtcgcTCTTAGGctggaatatatttattgataatattattgggATACGTCACATCGACCACCGATAATGGaatgtttcttaaaataaaaattcttaaaataaaataaaatttctcaaaataaaaaattaaaatggtataatattcatttaaaaaaaatatccatttgAAGAAgcaaatattgtttttgttttaatattgatgataattttatcaataaaatttgttatgtaATCGattcaataatcttttaaaataaacttaataatatattattaaacatgatTTAGAATTGCCTGGTATTTAGATTAGAGAAATCGCCAAATAAATCATGCAATCacgcaattataataaaatttaatatcaaatctcaaattctattttaatttttttttattttgaatcacAACTAAATATACTTACTAATTAAACTTAAGAAAAATAGTGTTATTCACTTGATGGAAGATTTTTTTGGCGATtacttatcattttattattatattattattaaagaattataacatTTGATTTTTGCACTCCAATAGATTTATCTTGCTTTGGATAATCAACAAacaataaactatataaatacataaaatataaatatttaaatccgcagaatctttttaatattagaattactaaatttttgaaaatgaacttctgatattttttgtttttgaaaaaatataaatatttttaatgaaattaattctaaaaattattataataaaactgcTCATATAAAATGTTCTatgttgatttattattattgaaaattattgttaagcTATCAACcatgaaaaaatgattgaataaaacaaataaaaaaagattgaaaatatggaattctatatttaagaactattatttaattttaattatttatatttatatgtaatatatgatatatatgtacattaagagatatattttttattgataaattagatcaatacaaatcaatatttctattgataaatgagaaaacgaaataaatatttttgttttgttttatggaatattaatatattggcaTTTCTTTGGAAGATTGATTCTAGAGATCAATATgaacacaaaaattaatatacaaaaatgaaacttatttattaagtttattataatactatattatttattaagtttattttttaaatgaaaacagAATGAAGTGATGATAGAATTATAGATGATAGATTTCTATCTATGTCTCgttttctcaaatttaaacTTCATTAGTTCAATAAGTAAGtttcaataaacatttttatataccaacttttatttgttttgaaatCGAGATCTCTAAAATCATTGGATATTTAGTTATTtccgaaatataaaaattaatatgactcacgatatatattaataaaattctttctagGAAGTTGCGTCAAACAACTTTGTTAAATTTGCAGtcaataaactaataaattttaattattctttaagaactaattagatatttttttataaaagatgaagttttttaacttttaattacattttgtgAACTTCTAATAAGCTCATTAATGTTTTCCAAGATGCTATAATCTCTTATTGCatatagatagatttttttttaaattttaaatttcaaatattctacatatttttttcttttacataaatttcatattgatgttaaatttaaaaataagataacatatataaatccaTTAGAGTGTAAAGTTcagtatattgtaaattaataagttaACATATTAGCGAccgataatgaaaaattcataagattttctaattgaaataaaaatagaaatgtaaatcaactgtgaataaaatatcatatattatttatcattaattataattaataatatattaaacgttaatatattaaacaatgtaTTAAAcaacagaagaaaaaattgaaattgaactaTCTAGAATATCTAGATActcataatttttacaaacaatCTTATCGACtgtaattagaaaagaaaattttttttttaaaaatataattgatgattcaatttcttttgcgtttattcaatttctaacattctttctttttcattcattctttcattctttcgtTCTTGCcaacgtatataaaatatgtattaattattttaatttttctttataaatccaTTCTTATATCCAAGGGACGCTAAATCTTTTGCTGCCCGCAAAaatcacatatattttaaagtagtaataaaatacaatagtaaaatttttccgATAAAGTTGTTTTCTATTTAACAAAACATAcgaataaatcttatatataattcaattttttttttgaattacttttaaaatcacaattaacatttattgtttaattaatattttacaaaataaaaaagtaaaaggcaaaaattttaaatttcatacgtAAAATATGAAGCAACCTCATTGAAGCAAgaagttttttcaatttattggaCGTTTTTTGTAACATGCAACAacatcaaacaaaaaaaatttcatctttattgCTGTAATGAGGATGCAGTTTTATGTGTTCTaatcattatttgattaactctatataattttgaccTGCATGTTTTATTGCGTGTCCGCATGACCAttgatttcatttcgaaacaaCATTCGCAAATTGTCCGAAACAAGTACCAAagcagaaattatttttaattaatgcatCATTGAATACAGAAGATAATAGACAACATCTATTGTAATTAGAGTTAGCTGCAAATATTGCAacataataattgcaattataataaatacgcAACTTATAcgacttatttattatgagaaaataacaatatattgtgaaaaaaaaaaataataataataatcttttttttaaataaattattaattaataatttaatatatgtttctttattttataataataattcaataaatgtaattgatagaagtaattttatgattatttgtttttattttttatttttaagctttatttaaatctttataaaaaatgaaaataatgatcatTGGTAACGtgccaaatattaaatagcatttctttcttcttttttttttaaatatttaaatattaaatacatgcCTTTTAACAAGCTTCTATGTTCTTGTGTATTCACAAATTCATACaatgaaatatagaatttgaaatattttgtgaatttttaatgataaaaaaaatgatgtcatttataaatttatttattaatataaattgtaaaaaattttttaattaattttttgtataaattttatataaaatttaataattttctttgcaaataatttcttttgcaataattgcgagatataatacaattatcaaatttgacaccattttttaaacattaatagtgcaaaaaaatgtatcaaattctaatattaaaaaatatgatctgagtacgaaagaaaagaatcaaaaaattgcaaaatttttcaacaagcAGTGCCAGGGAGAATACAGAATATTCGAAAActgaaagttttaattttttcaattaattaattgtataattaatcaattaattaaattataaaataatttaatttaattgtataaagcaacaataaattctataaataaatcaatagtaAATCAATAggatgtaattataattaaattataattaattataattaaattatttattttacattaaattattgataataagaattaataaaaagatcttGATATCTTTCGACcaagataaagtaaaaattaacaagatatatacatgtattttctctcttcatttttttttgtttaaaaaaaaatagttctattttttcaaacttaaaaatattatctatgcTTGTATTTCTACTAGAAAAGCAATTTcaattcacaaatattttaaagcttTTGAATCTTATATCAATCCAGGtacaataaatctttaatttctaatattcaaaagataaaaatttaaaaaattttttttctatataaccACTATAATTTGTACTTTTAATCTAAAAGAATTTCTGTTTCTAAAAGATATCAAAaagtatatacaaataaatcatatcCTTATAAAATACTTCACATACTTTTTgtctataaaatatgttaataaaaatattaaattaatttgcagATAATTTATAgtactaataattaattactaataattaatattaatcaaaaattaattatcactattcaaaacaatatttttaaataatttaaataaaagaatgttaaactaataaaaattccattaaaatttatcttacaaattttcaaagtgaTTTACTGActgacaaaaaaaagaaaacaaattttttattaataaaattattaatattatattttattaataaaataattgttttacgattaatattacataaaaaaaagatattatttaataaacttattttttctattctaacaAATTTcagcaaaaatttaaattgtgatTCGATATATGGGAAAGATTTATCAAACTTCCCCAGCACTgcacaaaaacaaaaattctagTCGCGATTAATTGCGCAACCAATAGGGATATTTTCGCGTATACTAAAGCTTTGAATGTTCTCGTAGGCGTGTAAAttcttgttgttgttgatGTAGTTGTCGATGTTGTTGCTGTTAGCCGTGCTACTAACGCCATTACTATCGCGATTGTTAGTAGCAGTATTAGAACATTTAGCAGTAAGGCAGGGGCCGCATCGGATTGGCATGGGTCGAGCAGCAACAAGACAGTCAATTATCTGTCTTACAGTAGGCATGCAGGTTTTGCTGTACCCTGGAAAACACATATCACATGCTCCATCAGAACCGAACCACACATCGACTTCTATCACGCCATCGGGAGGGAGGGATTTCGAttatctcgttttttttcttaatattttctcatggcaaaaatatttctcaaattcagatattaaaattgagaaagagatgtcaataatatatcataaaaacaaATGCGTATCGTTAACATATAGAACTCGAACATAATTTTGTTATGATCTAGAAAATTAAGATATGTTTGTTAAGAtctagaaaaagattaaatttatgagatctaaaacaaaaaaaatctatgaattagaattggaatataaaaaaaagagaaaatttaataaatttaagatacaataaaataaaaatgaaatattttgatttaaataattgtttgttaCAATAGTTTATCTTCAAATAGTAAGACAATAATGAATTGATTTTTGTCAATTCATTTcatctcaaaaaaattttgaaatttctatttttataaaacgcgTTAAGTTTGTAAATTATGcatggattatttttttttattttcttatttagaataaaaacaattttttttaatatctattatagtttctaatatatttctattctattttcttgcaaatttttaaataaatcaaaattttcgagatatttaagttttataaaatataaaaatataaaaatgatatcgatttttttattggaattaattgaaattgaaattataactcttgcatttttttaaactattcatctctttttaaattaaactcatATTATCaacatcataaaaaaatttgaaaaatttatttttaaatatttttttataaaaattaattttaatataattattttaaatttaaattcaaaaatgttattaaaatattaatatctttggtagatatatataataataaagtaataatattttaaaaaatttataatactcaCAATTATAGTCAAAGtctctatattctttttctttcttaaaacatTGTactctttcttcaatttttaaaaaaattttaaaaaacattttgaaaatacatcgatttttatctataattttaattttttataacgattGCATGATAGAAGTCGTGATGGCCAAACACATTTCACATATcacgaaataatcgaaaaatacaaataacgaaaaaaacgaacgatatagggatagaaaaaagaagcgaATTGGTCCAAAATGATACAAGGACAGCCTAAGACTGTTTTAGTCGCACTCAGGAAGCACTTTTTTTCGTGAATTAACCCTTTGCGGTCGAAGGCCGGTATATTTCCAGGTAGCtgttctattataataatattcaatcccACGTcaatgagaattttttataacaaaaataaatagacatatatattttctctataataaaaatacatcaatCGAATTGATGTAAAACATTtgcgctcttttttttttttgcctttcTATGTTCACTCGATTATGTGATATTCTTATACAAAAAATGGCGTCCCCAAAGGGTTAAACCATCAATACTGTCAGCTTGAGCATATTTCTCGCCACCTTCGTCTATTTACGTTACAAATAACAAGAGCGAACAACAATTTGCTCGAGAGGGGATGAAAAtagtatagaaaaaattaagctTGCGTACCAAACTAACAAAAAAATAGAGCTGTGAAAAGAAGGAtgtgttcaaaaaaaaaaaagacatccCTTTcaactaagaaaaaaattaaagaaacaaaaataaaaaaaaaaacaaaattaaaaaactaatcaCTTTTCGCAAAATCATTCGCAAACATGATGCTCTTCAACAATAGCTTGTCGAATAGACGCGATTATTGGCAGAACAATGGAAATTAGGCACTATGAAAACATAGATATATGTCTAAGAAGCTCAATTATACCAAACTAGAGATGTGCAAAATTACCTCGAATCAATTTATGGGCTCAAATGGaagtttataataagaataagatcAAATGAGATTTCGATACTTTATCTTGTattgttcgaaatatattagaaacttttaaaatttctaaaacatGAGCAATAGTTTAGATTTGctcgataataatcgaaatgatTAGCTGAAGCtaaaattctcgaataataCGAAAGTATTGCAATCCGATCTTAATTGAACTTCCTCGATCCGAACCGAAGTTCGGATTCTCGATTCGAATTACAAATTTGCACATTTTTATAAGCAACAATTCATTTCCATTGCACCTAAACATATTTACAATCGAGTCTAttgataaatctaattttataataaaatgtttataataaaagtattctaaaaaatattaatataaattaattataaaaaaagatatttttaatataattcatgagTATATTAATTCGTTCTAGGAACGATTTCATCACAGTTAGATGCAGTGGAGTACTTCGccgatatttgaataaatatttgcaaaaaagataataataatccctGGAGGGATTTTTCAAAGCGAAATTTacgataaagagagagagacgcatgatatttatacaaagatatgaaaaaaaaaaaaaaagaaaaagaaactgattcaaaataagagaataaaCTTATAAGATACTTATAGAGATCTCTCAAGATAAAGaaaacattatttcattattataatatttttcattatatcattattataataacggATATAGATGCATGATAATGAATAGAATAGATGAATAGAATCAAGAAACGTTTttcgtatctctctctcttctcgatttctctttgtatttttttttaagaaaatacatattaatgatttaaaaattatcatataaagatATGACGTTTGAGAAATAGTAAAAAACGCACGATATCtacaaaagtataaaaaaacaattggcacgttttcaataaatttgtttggcagaaatatgtatgtatgtatgtataaatcaattaattatatcaatactcATCGCGCAGAAAGACAgtctataattgaattaacgaataatatttcacatcCAAAATGAAAGTGCACggtcttttttatctttttaatccttttttttcttttttatgcaaTGAAGGGTAAAATGAGATCAGCGAATTACATTAGAAGCATCAATTAATCACGTTCTTCGCGATCGATGTATCGCAGCCCATCCTAACATATATCATTCTTACATATtttgtatagaatattttatattttatattttaatcaaaatcattttctttttatttttttcatataatattgacGAGTTAATTATAGGATTGTCTTGATTCGCAGTTTTCGAATCTTCGTGCATTATCCAGATTTCTCTtcgaatttctataattttattttatatatgttctaACTTTTTGagcttctttttaattcttcatcctttaaatatttacttcaaaCACATATTACAATACACAATACACTTTgcgattcatttaatttatttaattatgtacgacagtttttaaattagttcgttaacgtaataataatatataatatcatatttttttctctggcTGT
It encodes the following:
- the LOC107965788 gene encoding probable serine/threonine-protein kinase DDB_G0279719; this translates as MPTVRQIIDCLVAARPMPIRCGPCLTAKCSNTATNNRDSNGVSSTANSNNIDNYINNNKNLHAYENIQSFSIRENIPIGCAINRD